Proteins from one Streptomyces sp. NBC_00289 genomic window:
- a CDS encoding HEXXH motif domain-containing protein, with protein MLPYHRLTPGSLTGLACGEGDPDTLTLLLAAERSRRLLLLRMLDDATELGPGWDLLSEAQRRAPAVVDELLTHPQTGMWLATALRRLRGTAARDEPPLWVVLGHFSALAAVAGLRAEIDFTIQVPVRHGRVVLPALGCAVVPAAEPWTTATVRVEAGNAVVETAGATVAVPPTPGSAGPGWHPLRRLTVGPARQRLEVALDDVDPYRTYPQPTEPRPLSEEAAGRWRQVLERAWDVLRQEQPGTAEAMRRGVLSLTPTPARERFRPRSVTSGDAFGGIEASDPDDAVQLAVTLVHEFQHTKLGGLLHLTPLLADDSDGRTELWYAPWRDDPRPLEGLLQGIYAFVGITRFWRTHRRSTGAHTTMADFEFALWRTHLSRAIEQVHRHPRLTPLGGVLLDTLRDHCARWLEEPVPGEQLALARLCADDHVARWRAHHLRPPAQAVDEAVHAWLAGASAPPASLAAEPGVVPDPAARWLDSLAMLVRHGIAATDDDRPAPEEAEKAAARVTGALAGDALLALGDPAAAHHAYVTDLTTDRARPGAWSGLGQALTATAEAPEAARLLRHRPEQARAVHESLWHTTGAPPDPVRLATWLAGRQGPPGAIR; from the coding sequence ATGCTGCCGTATCACCGTCTGACTCCCGGCAGCCTGACCGGACTGGCCTGCGGCGAGGGAGATCCGGACACCCTTACCCTCCTGCTCGCGGCTGAACGCAGCCGGCGCCTGCTGCTGCTGCGGATGCTCGACGACGCCACCGAACTCGGTCCCGGGTGGGACCTCCTCAGCGAGGCGCAGCGCCGCGCCCCCGCCGTCGTCGACGAACTGCTCACGCATCCGCAGACAGGTATGTGGCTGGCCACAGCACTGCGCCGGCTGCGCGGGACGGCCGCGCGGGACGAGCCGCCGCTGTGGGTCGTACTCGGCCACTTCTCGGCGCTCGCCGCCGTGGCGGGGCTACGCGCGGAGATCGACTTCACCATCCAGGTGCCGGTGCGGCACGGACGGGTCGTACTGCCTGCCCTCGGCTGTGCGGTGGTGCCGGCGGCCGAGCCCTGGACGACGGCCACGGTGCGGGTCGAGGCCGGGAACGCCGTGGTGGAGACGGCCGGGGCCACGGTCGCCGTACCGCCCACGCCCGGTTCGGCCGGACCGGGATGGCACCCGCTGCGCCGGCTCACGGTCGGTCCGGCGCGGCAGCGGCTGGAGGTGGCACTCGACGACGTGGACCCCTATCGAACGTATCCGCAGCCGACCGAGCCGCGCCCCCTGTCCGAGGAGGCCGCCGGGCGGTGGCGGCAGGTGCTGGAGCGGGCCTGGGACGTGCTGCGGCAGGAGCAGCCCGGTACGGCGGAGGCCATGCGGCGCGGCGTGTTGTCGCTGACGCCGACCCCGGCAAGGGAAAGGTTTCGGCCGCGCAGCGTGACATCGGGCGACGCCTTCGGCGGCATCGAGGCCTCGGATCCGGACGACGCCGTTCAGTTGGCCGTGACGCTCGTGCACGAGTTCCAGCACACCAAACTGGGCGGACTCCTGCATCTGACGCCCCTGCTGGCCGACGACTCCGACGGACGTACGGAACTGTGGTACGCGCCCTGGCGGGACGATCCGAGGCCCCTGGAAGGGCTGCTCCAGGGCATCTACGCCTTCGTGGGGATCACCCGCTTCTGGCGGACGCACCGCCGGAGCACCGGCGCGCACACCACCATGGCGGACTTCGAGTTCGCGCTGTGGCGGACCCACCTGTCGCGGGCGATCGAGCAGGTCCACCGCCATCCACGGCTCACCCCGCTCGGCGGTGTTCTGCTGGACACCCTGCGGGACCACTGCGCCCGGTGGCTGGAGGAGCCGGTGCCCGGGGAACAACTGGCCCTGGCCCGCCTCTGCGCCGACGACCACGTGGCCCGCTGGCGAGCCCACCATCTGCGGCCGCCCGCGCAGGCCGTGGACGAGGCCGTACACGCCTGGCTGGCCGGGGCGAGCGCACCGCCGGCCTCCCTGGCGGCCGAACCGGGCGTCGTCCCCGATCCCGCCGCACGCTGGCTGGACAGTCTGGCGATGCTCGTCCGGCACGGCATCGCCGCGACGGACGACGACCGTCCCGCGCCCGAGGAGGCCGAGAAGGCCGCGGCCCGGGTCACCGGAGCCCTCGCCGGCGACGCACTCCTCGCCCTGGGCGACCCCGCCGCGGCCCACCACGCCTACGTGACCGACCTGACCACGGACCGCGCCCGCCCCGGCGCCTGGTCGGGCCTGGGCCAGGCGCTCACGGCGACGGCCGAGGCACCGGAGGCGGCGCGCCTGCTCCGTCACCGGCCCGAACAAGCCCGGGCGGTCCACGAGTCCCTGTGGCACACCACCGGCGCGCCCCCGGACCCCGTGCGGCTGGCGACCTGGCTCGCCGGGCGTCAGGGCCCGCCCGGCGCCATCCGCTGA
- a CDS encoding trypsin-like peptidase domain-containing protein has protein sequence MPATEGPRGLDPVRVAEVMVRPPAGHGAGRRGSGYRVGPAWVLTAAHVVQDAGAATTAVRFEADRSDEWTAPVRVAFASEKADVALLEITGAVPPGVHTTAAGACSYGTVPDADVMLTCSAMGFPRFKLREDRMRLLDDGSPSQYRDSCHATGLTSALSNRREGTLELAVTPPESDPEPDRSPWEGMSGAAVWHDGTLVGLVSAHHRADGLGRLAAVRVDRWHEQLTAAELTLLHEHAGLPLSAAELLRPTDGRPGGARLADLPAGLPLRELDGLISALTALPTVKDHTNLALVLDSVDPAIAAMSPRSAVLRTDVFGIVRTCLRYQGTLDQFLEAIRLLEGDSTGVARMEHEAMELSRRHRRADESH, from the coding sequence GTGCCGGCGACAGAGGGGCCACGCGGGCTGGACCCGGTGCGAGTGGCGGAGGTGATGGTCCGTCCGCCCGCCGGCCACGGTGCCGGGCGCCGCGGTTCCGGGTACCGGGTCGGTCCGGCCTGGGTGCTGACCGCCGCCCACGTCGTCCAGGACGCCGGGGCGGCCACCACGGCCGTACGGTTCGAGGCCGACCGGAGCGACGAGTGGACCGCGCCCGTCCGTGTCGCGTTCGCCTCCGAGAAGGCCGACGTGGCGCTCCTGGAGATCACCGGCGCCGTCCCGCCGGGCGTCCACACGACCGCCGCCGGGGCCTGCTCCTACGGCACCGTGCCCGATGCGGACGTCATGCTGACGTGCAGCGCGATGGGCTTTCCCCGGTTCAAGCTGCGCGAGGACCGGATGCGCCTGCTCGACGACGGCTCGCCCTCCCAGTACCGCGACTCCTGTCACGCCACGGGCCTGACCTCGGCGCTCTCCAACCGCCGCGAGGGCACCCTCGAACTCGCGGTCACTCCACCGGAGTCCGACCCGGAACCGGACCGCTCGCCCTGGGAGGGCATGTCCGGCGCGGCCGTCTGGCACGACGGCACGCTCGTCGGACTCGTCAGCGCCCACCACCGCGCGGACGGCCTGGGGCGGCTCGCCGCCGTCCGCGTGGACCGCTGGCACGAACAACTGACAGCGGCCGAACTCACCCTGCTGCACGAACACGCCGGACTGCCCCTCTCGGCAGCCGAGTTGCTGCGGCCCACCGACGGGCGGCCGGGCGGCGCCCGGCTGGCCGACCTGCCGGCCGGCCTCCCTTTGCGCGAACTGGACGGCCTGATCAGCGCGTTGACGGCACTGCCGACGGTGAAGGATCACACGAACCTCGCCCTCGTCCTGGACAGCGTCGACCCGGCGATCGCGGCCATGAGTCCGCGCTCCGCCGTCCTGCGGACGGACGTGTTCGGGATCGTGCGGACGTGCCTGCGCTACCAGGGCACCTTGGACCAGTTCCTGGAAGCGATACGGTTGTTGGAGGGCGACTCCACCGGAGTGGCCCGCATGGAGCACGAGGCGATGGAGTTGTCCCGGCGCCACCGCCGAGCCGATGAGAGCCACTGA
- a CDS encoding HEXXH motif domain-containing protein, translating into MQQTARPHTRPHVLAPRSFEELLAGGGGAATVGALRASERSWRLLVVRALLDSAATVPTGPLPPLADGWRLLARAHAVSAEAAEAVLAYPAVGVWAAHTLRRLRGSVEDDAPLWTDTGYLHAIAATAALRAGLDFRTDIPVRHGWAALPALGAMRVPGPEDRGVAEVSAAGGCVRIGGRAPEGPHWHPLTELRADGCALLLDDTDPYRALRKPAAADPLDQAADWQRLFLEAWEILRDTDAEAARALAGGLVSVVPRPRSERFRPRSASSGDAFGAAVASVPDDGEQFASTLVHEFQHNKLSAFMHLFTLYDDDQGTGPHYAPWRDDPRPLGGLLQGVYAFFGVTAFWRRRRHPLGQFEFALWRSQTAHALHTISRSEGLTDLGRRLVAELSGRLEPWQAEPVDARALAAAELAVADHRALWRAYHLGPTGPTGESLLTPRTPARGFDTRAVLLRWLLADPEGFDRLRADPGATVEGARPEDVDLVMGRTAEALAAFRTRIVRGDGDPESWVGLGLAARAEGDPAGAELLAHPHLAMARYAAANGSADPLELGRGPAVRG; encoded by the coding sequence GTGCAGCAGACGGCCCGCCCCCACACCCGCCCCCACGTTCTGGCCCCGCGGTCCTTCGAGGAACTGCTCGCCGGTGGGGGCGGTGCCGCGACCGTCGGCGCACTGCGCGCGAGTGAGCGCAGCTGGCGGCTGCTCGTCGTACGGGCCCTGCTCGACTCGGCCGCCACGGTGCCGACCGGACCACTGCCCCCACTGGCCGACGGCTGGCGGCTGCTGGCGCGGGCGCACGCCGTGTCCGCCGAGGCGGCCGAGGCGGTGCTCGCGTATCCGGCCGTCGGTGTGTGGGCGGCGCACACGCTGCGGCGACTGCGCGGGAGCGTCGAGGACGACGCGCCCCTGTGGACGGACACCGGCTACCTCCACGCGATCGCGGCCACCGCGGCCCTCCGGGCGGGACTGGACTTCCGTACCGACATCCCGGTCCGGCACGGGTGGGCGGCGCTGCCCGCGCTCGGGGCGATGCGGGTGCCCGGCCCGGAGGACCGGGGCGTGGCCGAAGTGTCCGCCGCCGGCGGTTGCGTCCGGATCGGCGGGCGCGCGCCGGAAGGACCCCACTGGCATCCCCTGACCGAGCTGCGTGCCGACGGCTGCGCCCTGCTCCTGGACGACACCGATCCCTACCGAGCCCTGCGGAAGCCCGCCGCGGCCGACCCCCTCGACCAAGCCGCCGACTGGCAGCGGCTGTTCCTCGAGGCCTGGGAGATCCTGCGCGACACCGACGCCGAGGCGGCCCGGGCGCTGGCGGGTGGCCTGGTGTCGGTGGTACCCCGACCGCGGAGCGAGCGGTTCCGGCCGCGCAGCGCGTCGTCGGGCGACGCCTTCGGGGCGGCGGTGGCGTCGGTGCCGGACGACGGGGAGCAGTTCGCGTCGACGCTCGTGCACGAGTTCCAGCACAACAAGCTCAGCGCGTTCATGCACCTGTTCACGCTGTACGACGACGACCAGGGCACCGGCCCGCACTACGCGCCGTGGCGTGACGACCCCCGGCCGCTCGGCGGTCTGCTCCAGGGGGTGTACGCGTTCTTCGGTGTCACCGCGTTCTGGCGGCGCCGCCGCCATCCGCTCGGACAGTTCGAGTTCGCGCTGTGGCGGTCCCAGACGGCGCACGCGCTGCACACGATCAGCCGGTCCGAGGGGCTCACCGACCTCGGGCGGAGGCTGGTGGCCGAACTGTCCGGACGGCTGGAGCCGTGGCAGGCGGAGCCGGTGGACGCGCGGGCCCTGGCGGCGGCCGAGCTGGCGGTGGCCGATCACCGGGCGCTGTGGCGGGCGTACCACCTGGGGCCCACGGGTCCGACCGGCGAGTCCCTGCTCACCCCGCGCACACCAGCCCGCGGCTTCGACACCCGTGCTGTCCTGCTCCGGTGGCTGCTGGCCGACCCGGAGGGCTTCGACCGGCTGCGGGCGGACCCGGGCGCCACGGTCGAGGGGGCGCGCCCCGAGGACGTCGACCTGGTCATGGGCCGTACCGCGGAGGCGCTCGCCGCCTTCCGCACCCGCATCGTCCGAGGCGACGGCGATCCCGAGAGCTGGGTCGGACTCGGCCTCGCGGCCCGGGCGGAAGGAGACCCGGCCGGAGCGGAGCTGCTCGCCCACCCGCACCTGGCGATGGCCCGGTACGCCGCTGCGAACGGATCGGCGGACCCCCTGGAGCTGGGGCGTGGGCCGGCGGTTCGTGGTTGA
- a CDS encoding N-acetyltransferase family protein — MIRAATPADVPVIHTLIRELAEYEKALHEVRATPEQLHETLFGDRPAAYAHIATDDTTGEPVGFALWFLNFSTWRGVHGIYLEDLYVRPTARGAGHGKALLTELARLCVTRGYQRLEWAVLNWNAPSIAFYESLGARPQTEWTVYRLTDEALERLGADQPTDPASGDHG, encoded by the coding sequence ATGATTCGAGCCGCCACCCCCGCCGACGTCCCCGTGATCCACACCCTGATCCGCGAACTCGCCGAGTACGAGAAGGCCCTGCACGAGGTCAGGGCCACCCCGGAACAACTCCACGAGACCCTCTTCGGCGACCGCCCCGCCGCCTACGCCCACATCGCGACCGACGACACGACCGGCGAGCCGGTGGGCTTCGCCCTCTGGTTCCTCAACTTCTCCACCTGGCGCGGCGTCCACGGCATCTACCTGGAGGACCTCTACGTCCGCCCCACCGCCCGAGGCGCCGGCCACGGCAAGGCCCTCCTCACCGAACTCGCCCGCCTCTGCGTCACCCGCGGCTACCAGCGCCTGGAATGGGCGGTCCTCAACTGGAACGCCCCGTCCATCGCCTTCTACGAGTCCCTGGGCGCCCGCCCCCAGACCGAATGGACGGTCTACCGACTGACGGACGAGGCACTGGAACGCCTGGGGGCCGACCAGCCCACGGACCCCGCGAGCGGCGACCACGGCTGA
- a CDS encoding aminoglycoside phosphotransferase family protein, with amino-acid sequence MSRFTHASRVRHVIDIPQELAAAQAKYNGDAGREFIAALPGLAAGFLERWELRRDGSPMHGVSALVLPVVRADGTPAVLKLQLLDAESEGEPVALRVWDGDGAVRLLDHDTATGTMLLERLDPARMLSYVPDSRAAVLVVARLLAHLTAVPAPHGMRRLGDIAHAMLDRVPRALERVPDTAARRLLADCAAAVREVVDEPGDRLLHWDLHYENVLAADRAPWLAIDPKPLAGDPAFELLPALDNRFEPDEIHWRFDAMTDVLRLDRARARAWTLGRVLQNCLWETEDGRPLEPEQLEIARRLRDGDRS; translated from the coding sequence ATGAGCCGATTCACGCACGCCAGTAGGGTCCGTCACGTGATCGACATCCCGCAAGAGCTGGCGGCGGCGCAGGCGAAGTACAACGGGGACGCCGGCCGGGAGTTCATCGCCGCACTGCCGGGCCTGGCGGCCGGCTTCCTGGAGCGCTGGGAGCTGCGGCGCGACGGTTCACCGATGCACGGTGTCAGCGCCCTGGTCCTGCCGGTGGTCCGCGCGGACGGCACCCCCGCCGTGCTGAAACTGCAGCTCCTGGACGCCGAGAGCGAGGGCGAGCCGGTCGCCCTGCGGGTGTGGGACGGAGACGGGGCGGTCCGTCTCCTCGACCACGACACGGCCACCGGCACCATGCTCCTGGAGCGCCTCGACCCGGCCCGCATGCTGTCGTACGTCCCCGACTCCCGCGCCGCCGTCCTGGTCGTCGCCCGGCTCCTCGCGCACCTCACCGCCGTACCGGCACCGCACGGCATGCGCCGCCTCGGCGACATCGCGCACGCCATGCTCGACCGGGTGCCCCGGGCCCTGGAGCGCGTCCCTGACACCGCGGCACGCCGCCTCCTCGCCGACTGCGCTGCCGCCGTGCGCGAGGTCGTCGACGAGCCCGGCGACCGCCTGCTGCACTGGGACCTCCACTACGAGAACGTCCTCGCCGCCGACCGCGCCCCCTGGCTGGCCATCGACCCGAAACCACTGGCCGGCGACCCCGCGTTCGAGCTGCTGCCCGCCCTCGACAACCGCTTCGAGCCGGACGAGATCCACTGGCGCTTCGACGCCATGACCGACGTGCTGCGCCTGGACCGCGCCCGGGCCCGCGCCTGGACCCTGGGCCGGGTCCTGCAGAACTGCCTGTGGGAGACCGAGGACGGCCGTCCCCTGGAGCCGGAGCAACTGGAGATCGCCCGTCGGCTGCGCGACGGCGACCGGAGTTAA
- a CDS encoding rhomboid-like protein, whose product MRIDRGPHRGPHRGFHRVWSYVRSAPGTYVWLGILFVTTVAMHHMSPEFEQEFLRQRSTNLHELSQHPLRVLVTSAMWIDGGIWLPYVVFYSVFHAQAERWLGTLRWLVVAFAAHVLATLISEGALWLAIRDGRAPDSAANTLDFGVSYALAGVVAVLTYRIAAPWRYVYVAVVLLVYTYPLVTAPTFTDFGHFVSVLVGLGCYPLVGGRGKAWNPKETRAARRG is encoded by the coding sequence ATGCGAATTGACCGGGGGCCACACCGGGGCCCGCACCGGGGCTTCCACCGGGTGTGGAGCTACGTCCGCAGCGCCCCCGGCACCTATGTCTGGCTGGGCATCCTGTTCGTGACCACCGTGGCCATGCATCACATGTCGCCGGAGTTCGAGCAGGAGTTCCTGCGGCAGCGGTCGACCAACCTGCACGAGCTCTCGCAGCATCCGCTGCGCGTCCTGGTGACGAGCGCGATGTGGATCGACGGCGGGATCTGGCTGCCGTACGTCGTCTTCTACAGCGTCTTCCACGCGCAGGCGGAGCGCTGGCTCGGGACGCTGCGCTGGCTGGTGGTCGCCTTCGCCGCGCACGTACTGGCGACGCTCATCAGCGAGGGGGCGCTGTGGCTGGCGATCCGGGACGGGCGGGCGCCCGACTCGGCGGCCAACACCCTCGACTTCGGGGTGAGTTACGCGCTCGCGGGCGTGGTGGCGGTCCTCACGTACCGGATCGCGGCACCCTGGCGGTACGTCTATGTTGCCGTCGTCCTGCTCGTGTACACGTATCCGCTCGTGACCGCGCCGACCTTCACGGACTTCGGGCACTTCGTCTCGGTGCTGGTCGGTCTCGGCTGCTATCCGCTGGTCGGAGGGCGGGGAAAAGCATGGAATCCGAAGGAGACACGGGCCGCCCGCAGGGGTTGA
- a CDS encoding NAD(P)/FAD-dependent oxidoreductase produces the protein MGNSASSAVNGGISFWYADDGLPAVREPLDGDASADVVIVGGGYTGLWTAYYLKKAAPFLRITVLEQRFCGYGASGRNGGWLYNGIAGRDRYAKLHGREAAVRLQRAMNDTVDEVVRVVADEGIEADVHKGGVLEVARTPAQSARLKAFHAAELAYGEKDRELYGARATAERIRVADAVGSTWTPHGARVHPVKLVKGLAAAVAALGVTVHELTPVTEIRPKHAVTPYGTVRAPYVLRCTEGFTAGLKGQKRTWLPMNSSMIATEPLTEGQWESVGWDGRETLGDMAHAYMYAQRTADGRIALGGRGVPYRFGSGTDNDGRTQDATIDALREILVRFFPPLAGVRVEHAWSGVLGVPRDWCATVTLDRSTGLGWAGGYVGSGVATANLAARTLRDLVRLDSGEGGRTELTDLPWVGHRVRRWEPEPLRWLGVQGMYATYRAADRREAATRAARSSRLARVADRVAGRH, from the coding sequence ATGGGCAACTCGGCGAGCAGTGCCGTCAACGGTGGCATCTCCTTCTGGTACGCGGACGACGGTCTCCCGGCGGTGCGGGAGCCGCTCGACGGTGACGCGTCGGCGGACGTCGTGATCGTGGGCGGCGGGTACACCGGACTGTGGACCGCGTACTACCTGAAGAAGGCGGCCCCCTTCCTGCGGATCACCGTCCTGGAACAGCGGTTCTGCGGCTACGGCGCCTCCGGCCGCAACGGCGGCTGGCTGTACAACGGCATCGCGGGCCGCGACCGGTACGCGAAACTGCACGGCCGGGAAGCCGCCGTACGGTTGCAGCGGGCGATGAACGACACGGTCGACGAGGTCGTCCGGGTGGTCGCGGACGAGGGGATCGAGGCCGACGTCCACAAGGGCGGAGTCCTCGAAGTCGCCCGTACGCCCGCGCAGTCGGCGCGGCTGAAGGCCTTCCACGCGGCCGAGCTGGCGTACGGCGAGAAGGACCGCGAACTGTACGGCGCCCGGGCCACCGCGGAGCGGATCCGGGTCGCGGACGCGGTCGGCTCGACCTGGACCCCGCACGGGGCGCGGGTGCACCCGGTGAAACTGGTGAAGGGGCTGGCGGCGGCGGTGGCGGCGCTGGGCGTCACCGTCCACGAGCTGACCCCGGTGACGGAGATCCGGCCGAAGCACGCGGTGACGCCGTACGGGACCGTCCGCGCGCCCTACGTCCTGCGCTGCACGGAGGGCTTCACGGCCGGGCTGAAGGGCCAGAAGCGGACCTGGCTGCCGATGAACTCCTCGATGATCGCGACCGAGCCGCTGACCGAGGGGCAGTGGGAGTCGGTCGGCTGGGACGGGCGGGAGACGCTCGGCGACATGGCGCACGCGTACATGTACGCGCAGCGCACCGCCGACGGGCGGATCGCGCTCGGCGGACGCGGTGTGCCGTACCGCTTCGGGTCCGGGACCGACAACGACGGCCGGACCCAGGACGCCACGATCGACGCCCTGCGCGAGATCCTCGTCCGCTTCTTCCCGCCGCTGGCCGGGGTGCGGGTCGAGCACGCCTGGTCGGGGGTGCTCGGGGTGCCGCGCGACTGGTGCGCCACGGTCACCCTCGACCGTTCGACGGGGCTCGGCTGGGCGGGCGGCTACGTCGGCTCGGGCGTGGCCACCGCGAACCTGGCGGCGCGCACCCTGCGGGACCTGGTGCGGCTCGACTCGGGGGAGGGCGGCCGGACCGAGCTGACGGATCTGCCGTGGGTGGGGCACAGGGTGCGCAGGTGGGAGCCGGAGCCGCTGCGCTGGCTGGGCGTGCAGGGCATGTACGCGACGTACCGGGCGGCGGACCGGCGGGAGGCCGCGACACGGGCCGCGCGGTCCTCGCGACTGGCGCGGGTCGCCGACCGGGTGGCGGGGCGGCACTGA
- a CDS encoding MFS transporter: MSVAPTGEPAATADADPRRWWGLVVIALAQLMVVLDATIVNIALPSAQSDLGMSDANRQWVITAYTLAFGGLLLLGGRIADLVGRKRTFVIGLIGFAAASALGGAATGSGMLFGARALQGAFAALLAPSALSLLTTTFTDPQERGKAFGIYGALAGSGSAIGFIVGGLLTEYLNWRWCLYANVPIAIGAVIGALVLLHDRPGRAGARLDVPGAVMGCGGLVAIVYGFSEAQPRGWTDPAVLGLFAAGVALLVAFVWWQNRAPQPLLPLHIVKDRNRAGCFLTMGLAVIGMFGLFLFMTYYLQVVLGYSPVRTGLAFLPLTVAIIVGSTQISARLMNRVPPRMLMVPGMILASGGMVILTQMTVDSSYATEILPALLLMGLGMGLTFMPVFATATAGVAPQDSGVTSATVNTSQQVGGSIGTALLNTIATTSSAAYVTAHLHNPAQKARIVQEGVVHGYTVAIWWAAGIMLLAGLVAGLMVTVKAPRHGAPTDAPLPEPVV; the protein is encoded by the coding sequence ATGAGCGTCGCCCCGACAGGCGAACCGGCCGCCACCGCGGACGCCGACCCGCGCCGCTGGTGGGGCCTGGTGGTCATCGCCCTCGCACAGCTGATGGTCGTGCTGGACGCGACGATCGTGAACATCGCGCTCCCCTCCGCGCAGAGCGACCTCGGCATGTCCGACGCCAACCGGCAATGGGTGATCACCGCGTACACCCTCGCCTTCGGCGGCCTGCTCCTGCTCGGCGGTCGCATCGCCGACCTGGTCGGCCGCAAACGCACCTTCGTCATCGGCCTGATCGGTTTCGCCGCCGCCTCCGCGCTCGGCGGCGCGGCCACCGGCTCGGGCATGCTCTTCGGCGCCCGTGCTCTTCAGGGCGCCTTCGCCGCCCTTCTGGCGCCCTCCGCCCTGTCCCTGCTGACGACGACCTTCACCGACCCCCAGGAACGCGGCAAGGCCTTCGGTATCTACGGCGCCCTCGCGGGCAGCGGCTCCGCGATCGGCTTCATCGTCGGCGGTCTGCTCACCGAGTACCTGAACTGGCGCTGGTGCCTGTACGCCAACGTGCCCATCGCGATCGGCGCGGTCATCGGCGCCCTCGTCCTGCTCCACGACCGTCCCGGACGCGCGGGCGCCCGACTCGACGTACCCGGCGCCGTGATGGGCTGCGGCGGCCTCGTCGCGATCGTCTACGGCTTCAGCGAGGCCCAGCCGCGCGGCTGGACGGACCCGGCGGTGCTGGGCCTGTTCGCGGCCGGGGTCGCCCTGCTCGTGGCGTTCGTGTGGTGGCAGAACCGGGCGCCGCAGCCGCTGCTGCCCCTGCACATCGTCAAGGACCGCAACCGCGCCGGCTGCTTCCTGACCATGGGGCTCGCCGTGATCGGCATGTTCGGCCTGTTCCTGTTCATGACCTACTACCTCCAGGTCGTCCTCGGCTACTCGCCGGTGCGGACGGGCCTGGCCTTCCTGCCCCTCACGGTCGCGATCATCGTCGGCTCCACGCAGATCTCCGCCCGGCTGATGAACCGGGTACCGCCCCGCATGCTCATGGTCCCGGGCATGATCCTGGCCTCCGGCGGCATGGTGATCCTCACGCAGATGACGGTGGACTCCTCGTACGCGACGGAGATCCTGCCCGCGCTGCTCCTGATGGGCCTGGGCATGGGCCTGACGTTCATGCCGGTCTTCGCCACCGCGACCGCGGGCGTCGCACCGCAGGACTCCGGCGTGACCTCCGCCACCGTCAACACCTCGCAGCAGGTGGGCGGTTCGATCGGCACGGCCCTGCTCAACACGATCGCCACGACCAGCAGCGCCGCCTACGTCACCGCCCACCTGCACAACCCGGCGCAGAAGGCCCGGATCGTGCAGGAGGGCGTCGTGCACGGCTACACGGTGGCCATCTGGTGGGCCGCCGGCATCATGCTGCTGGCGGGCCTGGTCGCGGGACTGATGGTCACGGTGAAGGCCCCGAGGCACGGCGCCCCCACGGACGCACCACTGCCGGAACCGGTGGTCTGA
- a CDS encoding zinc-binding dehydrogenase, with translation MRAIRLHAFGPAENLAYEEVEAPLPGPGQVRIAVEAAGVHLLDTALREGERGPLPEPPVLPTVPGREVAGTVESLGADVAGRWLGRRVVAHLGTVPGGYAELAVTDLGRVHEIPPNLDAAQAVAMIGTGRTALGILQFAELGPDSVAVIPAAAGGIGTLLVQYARNAGATVVGLAGGPAKTALVEAAGADLAVDYKDPAWPDKVRAHLGGRCATVVFDGVGGAVAREAVALLGPGGRHLVFGWSAEGVRGGRGHFVEGVSESVLGPVMLRKAGGPDPLRTLESRALTEAAEGRLTPAVQRFPLAEAAAAHRALENRGTTGKVVLEP, from the coding sequence ATGCGCGCCATCCGCCTGCACGCCTTCGGGCCCGCCGAGAACCTCGCCTACGAGGAGGTCGAGGCCCCCCTCCCCGGGCCGGGCCAGGTCCGTATCGCCGTCGAAGCCGCGGGAGTACACCTCCTGGACACCGCCCTGCGCGAGGGCGAGCGGGGCCCGCTGCCCGAGCCGCCGGTCCTGCCCACCGTCCCCGGCCGGGAGGTCGCGGGCACGGTCGAGTCGCTCGGCGCGGACGTGGCCGGGCGGTGGCTCGGCAGGCGCGTGGTCGCCCACCTGGGCACCGTCCCCGGCGGCTACGCCGAACTGGCCGTCACCGATCTCGGGCGCGTCCACGAGATTCCCCCGAACCTGGACGCCGCCCAGGCCGTCGCCATGATCGGCACGGGCCGTACGGCACTGGGCATCCTCCAGTTCGCGGAGCTCGGCCCCGACTCGGTCGCCGTGATCCCGGCGGCGGCCGGCGGCATCGGCACCCTGCTGGTGCAGTACGCCCGGAACGCCGGCGCCACCGTCGTCGGCCTGGCGGGCGGCCCGGCCAAGACGGCCCTGGTCGAGGCGGCGGGCGCCGATCTCGCCGTCGACTACAAGGACCCCGCCTGGCCGGACAAGGTCCGCGCCCACCTGGGCGGGCGCTGTGCCACCGTCGTCTTCGACGGCGTCGGCGGCGCCGTCGCCCGGGAGGCCGTCGCCCTGCTCGGACCCGGCGGCCGGCACCTCGTGTTCGGCTGGTCGGCCGAGGGCGTCAGAGGCGGTCGTGGCCACTTCGTCGAGGGCGTGTCGGAATCCGTCCTGGGCCCCGTGATGCTGCGGAAGGCCGGCGGCCCCGACCCGCTGCGCACCCTGGAGTCGCGCGCCCTCACCGAGGCCGCCGAGGGCCGGCTGACACCGGCCGTGCAGCGCTTTCCGCTCGCGGAGGCGGCGGCCGCGCACCGGGCGCTGGAGAACCGCGGAACGACCGGAAAGGTGGTACTGGAGCCATGA